A segment of the Agarivorans albus genome:
GCGAAAAGTGGCGATTGCCGCCGGAGTGTGTTTTGTATTGGCCTTGGCTTATCAGCTTATTGATACCCACAAAACAGAACAACAAATAGCCAGTGTTGATGAAAACATTCGAACTGTTTACAAAAGAGTATTTCCTGAAGTTTCACGCGTTCGTGACAGCCGGATCCGTAGTGATTTTCGTAAAGCTCTTGCAGGCATTGGCGAGGCCCCTGAGCAAGACTTTTTGAAGATGATGATTCATCTGTCTACTGCTTTTGATAAAAACAAAGATCTGAATCCGATTAGCCTGCGCTATGACCACAAAAAGGGTGAAATACGCTTGCAGGCGCAAGCTAAAAACTTCCAAACCTTTGAGCAGTTTCGTCAGTCGGTTAAACCTTTTGAGAGTGAGCAAGGTACCTTGAGCAACAAAGCAGGTGCAGTGGTTGGCACTCTAGTCATAAGGAATGCGTCATGAAGCAGTGGTGGCAAAGTTTAAATAAGCGTGAGCAAAACCTGGTTACGGCTGCCGCGGTATTAGTGGCAATAGCCGTTTTGTATTGGGGCATTTGGTCACCAATAGCCGATGCTAATGCTCAAGCTAAACAGCGCTTGGCTAGCCAGCAGCAAACTTTAGAGTGGGCCCAGCAACAAGGCTCCGTGATTATTGCTAATGGGCGTCCTCAACAAACTAGCAGTGAAGTAAAAGTAAGCCAGGCCGTGAGTAGTTCGGCTCGCCAGCAGCGCATTACTATCAGCCGTATTCAACCTAAGGGTGATGAGGTAGAGGTGTGGATTGAAAGTGTGCCATTTAATCAGTTAATGACTTGGTTGAAAATGCTAAGCCAACGCTATGGCATTATTGTTGAAAACGTAGATTTAGATGAAGGTAAACAAGAAGGCATTGTTGGTGTTCGACGTTTACGTTTAGGAAAAGCTGAATGAAGAAGTACCTCGCTTTAGCGCTATTACTTATATTGGTGTATTTGGTTAGTTTGGTAGTTACCACGCCCCTGGCTGTGGTACTAAATTATGCACCGTTACCAAAGGGCATTGCGCTTAATCATCCCAGCGGCAGCATATGGAATGGCAAGTTAATCAGTGTTGATACGCCAAACTTAAGCCTAAACCAAGTAAATTGGCAGTTGAAACCAAGCGCCTTATTGTTGGGGCGAATTGCTGCTGACGTGCAGCTTGGTACTGGCCAAGAGCTACATGGAGAAGGGCAAGTAGGTTTGAGCTTTTCCGGTTGGTATGCCAAAGATTGGCAATTAGAAGCCCCTGCCAGTTGGGTGGTTGAACAGGTGCCAATGCCGCTGCCCTTATCTATTGAAGGCGATATTCAATTAAACCTGGCCGAAGCCAGCCAAGGCAGCCCTTGGTGTGAGCAATTAGCCGGGCAACTTCTTTGGCTAGGGCCGCTAATTGGTACCCCATTAGGCGAATTACGCTTAGATAACGCAAATGCAGAGCTAAGCTGTAATGAAGGGCAACCTACTATTCAGCTCAACCATAGCGACCCTCAGCTTGAGCTGGAATTGCTAGCCTCTGTTGGACAGCCTAATTGGTTGGCCGAAGGCAAAATAAAAGCGGGTGCTGAAATGCCCCAAACCATGAGTGGTAACCTTAAGTACATAGGTCGCCCAGACCCCCAAGGCTTTTATCGCTTTAAGCAACAAGGCCGCCTGCCTCGCTAAAGTAAAAGCTAGCTCTTAGAGCTAGCTTTTTTGTTTGCTTAATCCTGCTAGCCTAATAGCTCTTTAGTAAAGTGATGGTAGTCATCAATAGACGGGAAGTGGGTAAATTCTTTACTGGCTTGTTTTGAGTCTGGATTATTGATCCCCAACAGATATTTAATGCCAAATTTGTTGGCTTGATCGAGCACGGTCTCGTTGTCGTCAATAAACAAAGTTCGTTCTGGGTCAAAGGGGTGGTGCTCTATTAAAGCCTGCCAAAGCTTGGGATCTTCTTTGGGATAACCAAACTGGTGGGCACTAAACAATGTATCAAGGTATTGATCTAGGCCGGTTACTTTAATTTTGGTTGTTAGCCCGTCGGGGTGACAGTTAGTTAGCAATACCCGTTTTTTCCCAGTTGTAGCTAGTGCTTCTAAAAAGGGTTTTACATCGTCTCGCCACTGAATCTTATGTTCAACTTCTGTTTTCAAGTTGCGAATATCAATATTGGTTTTATTGCTCCAATAATCGAAGCAATACCAATCCAGAGTGCCAGACACTGTTTCGTAGTCGGCGAACAAACGCTCGCGCGCCTCATCTAAACTCAGGTTATTTTGGTGGGCGAAGGAGATAGGCAGATAGTGCATCCAGAAGTAATTATCGTAATGCAGATCTAATAAAGTGCCATCCATATCTAATAAAACGGTATCGATTTTAGTCCAGTCAAACATTCTTAGTCGCTAATCCTTGAGTGCTTCTAACAGCAATGTAACAATGACATTAAGTTAATGATAGCAGGAAGATAGATGAGCAAGCATCATCCGCCTCGATTATTAGACAGCGCCATTGCTGCCGAAAGTCGTTTCTTCAAAATTGAAGAATTACACCTCGAGTTTAGCAACGGCGAACGACGGATTTATGAACGCTTAGTGGGATCAGGGCAGGGTGCGGTAATGGTATTACCGATTACCGAACAAAATGAACTGCTGCTTATTAGTGAATATGCCGCCGGAACAGAGCGTTATGAACTAGGCTTTGTTAAAGGCTTGGTCGATCGTGGTGAAGCTGCTATTGATGCCGCTAATCGTGAATTACAAGAAGAAGTGGGATTTAAAGCACAAGATTTGCAACTACTCACCGAGTTATCGGTAGCACCGGGATATTTCTCTAGTCATATGTCGGTGTATGTAGCGCAGGGTTTGCAGCCCAGTGTGTTGGAAGGCGATGAGCCAGAACCCTTAGAAGTGATAAAGCTACCACTTGATGAGATAGATAATTTGTACGCAAATCCGGCCTTTTCTGAAGCGCGTAGTGTTGCGTCATTGCTACTCCTTGAGAAATGG
Coding sequences within it:
- the gspM gene encoding type II secretion system protein GspM, which encodes MKQWWQSLNKREQNLVTAAAVLVAIAVLYWGIWSPIADANAQAKQRLASQQQTLEWAQQQGSVIIANGRPQQTSSEVKVSQAVSSSARQQRITISRIQPKGDEVEVWIESVPFNQLMTWLKMLSQRYGIIVENVDLDEGKQEGIVGVRRLRLGKAE
- a CDS encoding type II secretion system protein N, with protein sequence MKKYLALALLLILVYLVSLVVTTPLAVVLNYAPLPKGIALNHPSGSIWNGKLISVDTPNLSLNQVNWQLKPSALLLGRIAADVQLGTGQELHGEGQVGLSFSGWYAKDWQLEAPASWVVEQVPMPLPLSIEGDIQLNLAEASQGSPWCEQLAGQLLWLGPLIGTPLGELRLDNANAELSCNEGQPTIQLNHSDPQLELELLASVGQPNWLAEGKIKAGAEMPQTMSGNLKYIGRPDPQGFYRFKQQGRLPR
- the yrfG gene encoding GMP/IMP nucleotidase, which produces MFDWTKIDTVLLDMDGTLLDLHYDNYFWMHYLPISFAHQNNLSLDEARERLFADYETVSGTLDWYCFDYWSNKTNIDIRNLKTEVEHKIQWRDDVKPFLEALATTGKKRVLLTNCHPDGLTTKIKVTGLDQYLDTLFSAHQFGYPKEDPKLWQALIEHHPFDPERTLFIDDNETVLDQANKFGIKYLLGINNPDSKQASKEFTHFPSIDDYHHFTKELLG
- the nudE gene encoding ADP compounds hydrolase NudE; translated protein: MSKHHPPRLLDSAIAAESRFFKIEELHLEFSNGERRIYERLVGSGQGAVMVLPITEQNELLLISEYAAGTERYELGFVKGLVDRGEAAIDAANRELQEEVGFKAQDLQLLTELSVAPGYFSSHMSVYVAQGLQPSVLEGDEPEPLEVIKLPLDEIDNLYANPAFSEARSVASLLLLEKWLKQNKVRSI